From Dehalobacter sp. 12DCB1, a single genomic window includes:
- a CDS encoding cell division FtsA domain-containing protein translates to MKTVFALDIGTRVVIGLVAQKSELGYEVIASARTEHTQRAMYDGQVHDVNEVAKAVSFVKNELEHKLNRKLTKVAVAAAGRALCTEMATVSREEVLPIHWEQEEVLAMEMEAVQKAMKKISAEETDNILFYCVGYSTVKQLLEDQQITTLVGQRGKKAEITVISSFLPRTVVDGLIAVLARAGLEMASLTLEPIAAGLAAIPGDMRRLNLALVDMGAGTADIALTKEGTFFAYGMVPMAGDEVTEAICSNYLVDFQEGERIKKQLNGNDPNPNSLINIVNFFGVRSSVTRQEVLDVIKPTVQVIAERIGGEILLLNNSCSPQAVIMVGGGSLTPLMGDILSKVINLSRGRIGIQVRERLSEVSGQEENLFGSDVITPIGIAISALDNKGLHYYAVNVNNTNIPLFELQLATVAEGLLAAGVQPKTFFGRPGSALIYKLNGEIQVIKGELGSPAMITVNDQPAKLDQRLNQGDVVTFMPGHSGEGAKAQVKDIIFRSAAKRIVWNGKEEEFKPFIYLNNKPADEEDWLEDGCSLLVKKNETLYDLLAIKGININKINKKRIRVNNQLRELVSDLEIIVNDYPVTKDCIINNSDRVDILEKKILIKDLALEAEPMIFTVNGEAFSLPPFEAKIYFKGRVIQEDEPIEDGMEIRVEGFSRKPILSELFPYINLAENSISGGKLEMQVNGSEAHFTTELNQGDRIVVNWINKFALAK, encoded by the coding sequence GCCAGTGCGCGGACCGAACATACGCAAAGAGCGATGTATGACGGACAGGTTCACGATGTGAACGAAGTTGCTAAAGCCGTGTCATTTGTAAAGAATGAACTTGAGCATAAATTAAACCGCAAATTGACAAAAGTGGCTGTGGCAGCAGCAGGCAGGGCGCTTTGCACCGAAATGGCGACGGTCTCGAGAGAGGAAGTTCTGCCGATACACTGGGAACAGGAAGAAGTCTTGGCCATGGAAATGGAAGCTGTCCAGAAGGCCATGAAGAAAATCTCAGCTGAAGAGACAGACAATATCCTATTCTACTGTGTCGGATACAGTACGGTGAAGCAGCTGCTCGAAGATCAGCAGATTACTACTTTGGTCGGGCAAAGAGGGAAAAAAGCAGAAATCACAGTTATTTCTTCATTTTTACCGAGGACGGTTGTCGATGGTCTTATTGCAGTTTTAGCAAGGGCGGGGCTTGAGATGGCCAGTTTGACGCTAGAACCAATTGCCGCTGGACTGGCTGCAATTCCCGGAGATATGAGAAGACTGAATCTGGCCCTCGTGGATATGGGGGCAGGGACTGCAGATATAGCATTAACCAAGGAAGGTACCTTCTTTGCCTATGGTATGGTGCCAATGGCCGGTGATGAGGTCACAGAAGCAATCTGTTCCAATTATTTGGTCGATTTTCAGGAAGGCGAAAGGATTAAAAAGCAGCTGAACGGGAACGATCCAAATCCAAACAGCCTGATTAACATCGTCAATTTCTTCGGAGTCAGGTCCTCTGTCACACGTCAGGAAGTTCTGGATGTCATTAAACCGACCGTTCAGGTGATTGCCGAAAGGATCGGCGGAGAAATCCTGCTGCTGAATAACAGCTGTTCACCCCAGGCCGTGATCATGGTTGGGGGAGGTAGTCTTACCCCATTGATGGGAGATATTCTGTCCAAGGTGATTAATCTTTCCCGAGGCAGAATCGGCATTCAGGTTCGGGAAAGACTGTCCGAGGTCTCCGGTCAGGAAGAAAATTTATTTGGTTCGGATGTCATTACGCCGATTGGAATTGCGATCTCGGCGCTGGATAATAAAGGTCTCCATTATTATGCAGTTAATGTGAACAATACGAATATTCCGTTGTTTGAACTACAGCTTGCTACGGTAGCGGAAGGACTTCTGGCGGCAGGTGTTCAGCCAAAAACGTTTTTCGGGCGTCCTGGATCGGCGCTGATCTATAAGCTAAACGGAGAGATTCAGGTCATCAAAGGAGAGTTGGGAAGTCCCGCGATGATTACAGTCAATGACCAGCCAGCCAAGCTAGACCAGAGGCTTAATCAAGGTGACGTGGTTACCTTTATGCCGGGTCATTCAGGAGAAGGTGCCAAAGCGCAGGTCAAAGATATCATTTTCCGGTCTGCAGCAAAGAGGATTGTCTGGAATGGCAAGGAAGAGGAATTCAAGCCGTTCATCTATCTGAACAATAAACCGGCTGACGAAGAAGACTGGCTTGAGGATGGCTGCAGCCTGCTCGTAAAAAAGAATGAAACGCTCTATGATTTACTAGCCATAAAAGGCATTAATATCAATAAAATTAACAAAAAGAGAATTAGAGTCAACAACCAGCTCCGAGAACTGGTGTCGGATCTGGAGATTATCGTTAATGATTACCCTGTAACCAAAGACTGTATTATTAATAATAGCGATCGTGTCGATATTCTTGAGAAAAAAATATTAATCAAGGATCTGGCGCTAGAAGCCGAACCAATGATTTTTACGGTTAACGGAGAAGCGTTCAGTTTACCGCCGTTTGAAGCAAAGATCTACTTCAAAGGAAGGGTCATACAAGAAGATGAGCCTATCGAAGACGGTATGGAAATTAGAGTGGAAGGTTTTTCGCGCAAGCCCATTTTGTCGGAACTATTTCCGTATATAAATCTTGCTGAAAACTCAATTTCGGGCGGAAAACTAGAAATGCAGGTCAATGGCAGTGAAGCTCATTTTACGACCGAACTGAATCAGGGAGACCGAATTGTCGTCAACTGGATCAATAAATTTGCGCTCGCCAAATAA
- a CDS encoding TIGR04086 family membrane protein: protein MSKPFQLSLVTKGIALSIIISFLLTVVLSLVYFFTSVQESVLYSLLTAGIGVFIASFYIAYQSGARGLLYGLAIGIGFFVVTILIYYIFYTGNPSWKILLEKVLISPISGAIGGSIGVLTRK from the coding sequence ATGTCAAAACCGTTTCAGCTGTCATTAGTCACCAAAGGTATAGCGCTGTCCATCATCATCTCATTTCTGCTCACCGTTGTTTTGAGTCTGGTCTACTTCTTTACTTCGGTGCAGGAATCTGTTCTTTACTCGCTGCTCACTGCCGGAATTGGCGTATTCATCGCCAGTTTTTACATTGCGTATCAATCCGGAGCAAGAGGACTTCTGTACGGGCTGGCTATCGGAATCGGTTTTTTTGTGGTTACCATATTGATCTATTACATTTTCTATACAGGTAATCCTTCTTGGAAAATACTGCTCGAGAAAGTCCTGATTAGTCCCATATCGGGTGCGATCGGTGGCAGTATCGGAGTCTTGACGAGGAAATGA
- the panB gene encoding 3-methyl-2-oxobutanoate hydroxymethyltransferase produces MKKMIPDFKKMSEQENKITMLTAYDFPTAQIMEKAGVDVILVGDSLGMVVLGYDSTVPVTMEDMLHHAKAVRRGAPNTFMIVDMPYLTYARPKDALRNAGRLMQEGGADAVKLEGGEEYREIISFLTKAGIPVVGHIGLTPQTAGLLGGYKVQGTEIHSASKLLRDAGILAQAGVFMLVLEAIPAQLAAKITQSISVPTIGIGAGNQCDGQVLVIHDMIGVSDKTVPTFVKRYEMIEPLIVDAVQKYCAEVKDAAFPSDIYSFSMKEDVLNKLT; encoded by the coding sequence ATGAAAAAAATGATTCCAGATTTTAAAAAGATGAGCGAACAGGAGAACAAGATTACAATGCTGACGGCCTATGATTTTCCGACGGCACAAATCATGGAAAAAGCCGGTGTCGATGTGATTCTTGTGGGTGATTCGCTTGGGATGGTCGTATTAGGATACGACTCAACAGTTCCGGTAACGATGGAGGATATGCTGCATCATGCCAAAGCTGTCCGGCGGGGTGCTCCGAATACTTTTATGATTGTGGATATGCCTTATCTGACTTATGCGAGGCCTAAAGATGCGTTGCGCAATGCCGGAAGGCTGATGCAGGAGGGTGGAGCCGACGCTGTTAAACTCGAGGGCGGGGAGGAATACCGCGAAATTATCAGTTTTTTGACCAAAGCCGGGATTCCTGTTGTTGGCCACATTGGTTTAACGCCTCAAACGGCCGGCCTATTGGGTGGATATAAAGTCCAAGGAACAGAAATACACAGCGCTTCCAAACTTTTGCGTGATGCCGGAATTCTGGCTCAAGCCGGTGTTTTTATGCTGGTCCTGGAAGCAATACCGGCGCAGCTCGCAGCAAAGATCACACAGTCAATATCCGTGCCGACCATTGGCATAGGTGCCGGGAATCAATGTGATGGCCAGGTCCTGGTTATTCATGATATGATTGGCGTTTCAGATAAGACTGTGCCGACCTTTGTCAAACGATACGAAATGATCGAGCCTCTGATCGTTGACGCTGTGCAAAAATATTGCGCGGAGGTCAAAGATGCGGCTTTTCCTTCCGACATATATTCTTTTTCCATGAAAGAAGACGTCTTAAACAAGCTGACGTAA